From one Acidobacteriota bacterium genomic stretch:
- the alr gene encoding alanine racemase: protein MQIHDSVIAEEGGVRATWAEVHLGRLGRNLEAIRKAVAPAKIMLVVKANAYGHGLAAVARALSPRTDCVGVAVLEEGILLRRLGVTAPILVLGGVWGDQIGSYLRHDLTLTASSVERLEQIDAVAGAMGLAAKVHLKIDTGMERIGVHHYSAGRLQEAALRCAHVQVEGIFSHFANSDAPDPADARRQLQRFQEVLRFYERRSLPMPVRHIANSAAVLRLPESRLDMVRPGILLYGVYPSPEVERTIAVEPALAWKSRVVYFKVVQPGHGVSYGSTWRPEQAARVVTVPVGYGDGYFRSMSNRAEVLIRGERHVQVGTICMDQMMVHIGRGSAYNGDEVVLLGESGGERITAEDLARWAGTIPYEILTNINTRVPRVYVD from the coding sequence ATGCAGATCCACGACAGCGTCATAGCCGAGGAGGGCGGGGTCCGAGCGACCTGGGCAGAGGTGCACCTCGGCCGCCTCGGGCGCAACCTCGAAGCCATCCGCAAAGCGGTCGCCCCGGCGAAAATCATGCTGGTGGTGAAGGCCAACGCCTACGGGCACGGGTTGGCGGCGGTGGCGCGGGCGCTCTCCCCCAGGACCGACTGCGTCGGCGTCGCGGTGCTCGAGGAGGGGATCCTGCTGCGCCGGCTGGGGGTGACGGCCCCCATCCTCGTCCTTGGCGGGGTCTGGGGGGACCAGATCGGGAGCTACCTCCGGCACGACCTCACCCTGACGGCGTCGTCGGTGGAGCGCCTCGAGCAGATCGACGCGGTGGCCGGGGCGATGGGGCTCGCGGCGAAGGTGCACCTGAAAATCGACACCGGCATGGAGCGCATCGGCGTCCACCACTACAGCGCCGGGCGGCTGCAGGAGGCGGCGCTCCGGTGCGCGCACGTGCAGGTGGAGGGGATCTTCTCCCACTTCGCCAACTCCGACGCCCCGGACCCGGCCGACGCGCGGCGGCAGCTGCAGCGGTTCCAGGAGGTGCTCCGCTTCTACGAGCGCCGCAGCCTTCCCATGCCGGTGCGCCACATCGCCAATTCCGCGGCGGTGCTGCGCCTCCCCGAGAGCCGCCTGGACATGGTGCGCCCCGGAATCCTGCTCTACGGGGTCTACCCCTCTCCCGAGGTCGAGCGCACGATCGCGGTGGAACCGGCGCTCGCGTGGAAATCGCGCGTAGTCTATTTCAAGGTCGTCCAGCCGGGCCACGGCGTCAGTTACGGGTCCACGTGGCGGCCCGAACAGGCGGCGCGCGTGGTGACCGTCCCGGTCGGGTACGGCGACGGATACTTCCGGAGCATGTCCAACCGGGCCGAAGTCCTTATCCGGGGAGAGCGCCACGTCCAAGTCGGCACCATCTGCATGGACCAGATGATGGTCCACATCGGGCGGGGCTCCGCCTACAACGGCGACGAGGTGGTGCTCCTGGGGGAGTCGGGGGGGGAGCGGATCACGGCCGAAGACCTGGCCCGCTGGGCGGGGACGATCCCCTACGAGATCCTGACCAATATCAACACCCGGGTGCCGCGGGTGTACGTGGACTGA
- a CDS encoding NAD(P)H-dependent oxidoreductase — MGRDPYRIAVIVGSLRRESINRRLSEALIRLAPPDLALQRVGIGDLPLYNQDDDERQAAPVLRFKGEIEASEGLIFVTPEYNRSIPGVLKNAIDHGSRPYGKSVWGGRPAGVIGATFGMIGTAAAQQHLRNILACLNVRTMGQPEAFIRITDGFFDPEGNAGSESREFLQKWMKRFAAWVRLHAD, encoded by the coding sequence ATGGGCCGCGACCCGTACCGTATCGCCGTCATCGTCGGGAGCCTGCGCCGGGAATCGATCAACCGCCGGCTGTCGGAGGCGCTGATCCGGCTGGCGCCTCCGGACCTGGCCCTGCAGCGGGTCGGGATCGGCGACCTGCCGCTCTACAACCAGGACGACGACGAGCGGCAGGCGGCCCCGGTGCTGCGGTTCAAGGGGGAGATCGAGGCCTCCGAGGGCCTGATCTTCGTCACCCCCGAGTACAACCGGTCGATCCCCGGCGTCCTCAAGAACGCCATCGACCACGGGTCCCGCCCCTACGGCAAGAGCGTGTGGGGCGGCCGGCCCGCGGGCGTCATCGGGGCCACCTTCGGCATGATCGGCACGGCGGCGGCCCAGCAGCATCTGCGCAACATCCTCGCGTGCCTGAACGTGCGGACCATGGGTCAGCCAGAAGCCTTCATCCGGATCACCGACGGCTTCTTCGACCCGGAAGGGAACGCGGGCTCCGAAAGCAGGGAGTTCCTGCAGAAATGGATGAAGCGGTTCGCGGCCTGGGTGAGGCTGCACGCCGACTGA
- a CDS encoding ABC transporter ATP-binding protein has product MNDHAVETDGLVKTFGSFTAVDGVTLRVGRGEIFGFLGPNGAGKSTTIRMLCGLLTPTAGRARVGGVDVAADPEEVRRNIGYMSQKFSLYDDLTVEQNIDFYTGMYGVARGMREERKRYVLEMAGLSERRTALTRTLSGGWKQRLALGCAILHDPPILFLDEPTSGVDPIARAAFWDLIREMAGTGHTIFVSTHYMDEAEYCHRLALMYRGRIIALGAPGRLRADLATHTLVQLDTSAPLDTMRALEKLPGIREVAVFGGGLHVGVDDFESGAAVIRARLGERGIGIRRLEKIQPSLEDVFVALIEAEDRQPA; this is encoded by the coding sequence ATGAACGACCACGCGGTGGAAACCGACGGGCTGGTGAAGACATTCGGCTCCTTCACGGCCGTGGACGGCGTCACCCTGCGGGTGGGCCGGGGGGAGATCTTCGGCTTCCTGGGGCCGAACGGCGCGGGGAAGTCCACCACGATCCGGATGCTGTGCGGCCTGCTGACCCCCACCGCGGGAAGGGCCCGGGTGGGGGGCGTCGACGTGGCCGCCGACCCGGAGGAGGTGCGGCGGAACATCGGCTACATGTCGCAGAAGTTCTCCCTGTACGACGACCTGACCGTCGAGCAGAACATCGATTTCTACACCGGCATGTACGGCGTCGCGCGCGGCATGCGCGAGGAGCGGAAACGGTACGTGCTCGAAATGGCCGGCCTCTCGGAGAGGCGCACGGCGCTGACGCGCACCCTCTCGGGGGGGTGGAAACAGCGGCTGGCGCTCGGCTGCGCCATTCTGCACGACCCGCCGATCCTTTTCCTGGACGAACCCACCTCCGGGGTGGACCCGATCGCGCGCGCGGCCTTCTGGGACCTGATCCGTGAAATGGCCGGGACCGGCCACACCATCTTCGTCAGCACCCACTACATGGACGAGGCGGAGTACTGCCACCGCCTGGCGCTGATGTACCGCGGCCGCATCATCGCGCTGGGCGCGCCGGGCCGGCTGCGGGCGGACCTCGCCACCCACACCCTCGTGCAGCTGGACACGTCGGCGCCGCTCGACACCATGCGGGCGCTGGAAAAGCTCCCGGGGATACGGGAGGTCGCGGTCTTCGGCGGGGGGCTGCACGTGGGGGTCGACGACTTCGAATCGGGCGCCGCCGTCATCCGCGCGCGCCTCGGCGAGCGCGGCATCGGGATCCGCCGGCTCGAGAAGATCCAGCCCTCCCTCGAGGACGTCTTCGTCGCCCTGATCGAGGCCGAAGACCGGCAGCCGGCCTAG
- a CDS encoding MFS transporter: protein MRQTPGGRPQGRLPFFENVGFALGDTASNFFFQTFNIFLLYYYTDVFGIDAAAAGTMFLITRLWDAVNDPIMGIICDRTRTRWGKYRPWLFWVSVPYGIFGYLIFANPPLEGAAKIVYAYFTYSMMMMAYTAINVPYSSLMGVLSPSSHARTVASNFRFAGAYGGGLLISMYVRGLVERLGGGDELRGFQHTMGLFAVASVVLFWITFLSTRERVQPPEGQRQDIREELGELVRNRPWVILFFAALFSTTFIAVRDSVTLHYFKYVVGAGGDPVFLGMDRVSLFLSLGRLMMMLGVLCVGFLIRRVDKKPLSAALTFGTAACWFAFYFVPPGYYGLMLALNAAGSFMMGPTSALVWSMYGDVADYGESRFGRRSTGLIHSASLFSLKTGTMIAGFLGGHLLAGFGFVANRAQSESTLRGILLMFSVIPALFAVGKGIALLLYPLDRAKVLAVERELAARRGNARYD, encoded by the coding sequence ATGCGCCAGACCCCCGGCGGCCGTCCGCAAGGAAGACTGCCCTTTTTCGAAAATGTCGGCTTCGCGCTCGGCGACACCGCCTCCAATTTCTTCTTTCAGACCTTCAACATCTTCCTTCTCTACTACTACACCGACGTGTTCGGAATCGACGCCGCCGCCGCCGGGACGATGTTTCTCATCACCCGGCTGTGGGACGCCGTCAACGACCCGATCATGGGCATCATCTGCGACCGCACCCGCACCCGCTGGGGCAAGTACCGCCCCTGGCTGTTCTGGGTGTCCGTCCCCTACGGGATCTTCGGGTACCTGATCTTCGCCAACCCGCCGCTCGAGGGGGCGGCCAAGATCGTTTACGCCTACTTCACCTACTCGATGATGATGATGGCCTACACCGCCATCAACGTCCCCTACTCCTCGCTGATGGGGGTGCTGAGCCCCTCGTCGCACGCACGGACCGTGGCCTCCAACTTCCGGTTCGCCGGCGCCTACGGGGGCGGCCTGCTGATCTCGATGTATGTCCGGGGCCTGGTCGAGCGGCTCGGGGGCGGGGACGAACTGCGCGGGTTCCAGCACACCATGGGGCTGTTCGCCGTGGCGTCGGTCGTTCTCTTCTGGATCACCTTCCTTTCGACGCGCGAACGGGTGCAGCCTCCCGAGGGGCAGCGCCAGGATATCCGGGAGGAACTCGGGGAACTCGTGCGCAACCGCCCCTGGGTCATCCTCTTTTTCGCCGCCCTCTTCTCCACGACCTTCATCGCCGTCCGCGACTCGGTCACCCTTCATTATTTCAAGTACGTGGTCGGGGCGGGGGGGGATCCCGTTTTCCTGGGAATGGACAGGGTCTCGCTCTTCCTGAGCCTGGGCCGGCTCATGATGATGCTCGGGGTGCTCTGCGTCGGTTTCCTGATCCGGAGGGTCGACAAGAAGCCGCTGTCGGCCGCCCTCACCTTCGGCACCGCCGCGTGCTGGTTCGCCTTCTACTTCGTTCCGCCCGGATACTATGGCCTCATGCTGGCCCTGAACGCCGCCGGTTCCTTCATGATGGGCCCGACCTCCGCCCTGGTCTGGTCGATGTACGGCGATGTCGCCGACTACGGCGAGAGCCGCTTCGGCAGGCGTTCCACCGGGCTGATCCACTCCGCCTCCCTCTTCTCCCTGAAGACGGGCACCATGATCGCGGGGTTTCTGGGGGGTCACCTGCTCGCCGGGTTCGGCTTTGTCGCCAACCGGGCGCAATCGGAATCCACCCTCCGGGGGATCCTGCTGATGTTCTCCGTCATCCCCGCCCTTTTCGCCGTCGGCAAGGGGATCGCCCTGCTCCTCTACCCCCTCGACCGCGCAAAGGTGCTGGCCGTCGAGCGGGAATTGGCCGCAAGAAGGGGGAACGCGCGGTATGATTGA
- a CDS encoding lactoylglutathione lyase, whose amino-acid sequence MKFTLNHNNFNVLDLEKSLQFYTEALGLVETRRYEPEDKSFKLVFLGDGETPHRIELTWLRDRTEPYDLGDNEFHLALKTDDYAAAFARHKEMGCVCYENPGMGIYFIEDPDGYWIEIIPERG is encoded by the coding sequence ATGAAATTTACGCTGAATCACAACAACTTCAACGTCCTGGACCTCGAGAAGAGCCTCCAATTTTACACGGAGGCCCTGGGGTTGGTCGAAACGAGGCGGTACGAACCCGAGGACAAAAGCTTCAAGCTGGTATTCCTCGGAGACGGCGAGACGCCGCACCGGATCGAGTTGACATGGCTCCGGGACCGCACCGAGCCGTATGACCTGGGGGACAACGAATTCCATCTCGCCCTGAAGACGGACGACTACGCCGCCGCCTTCGCCCGCCACAAGGAGATGGGGTGCGTGTGCTACGAAAACCCCGGGATGGGCATTTACTTCATCGAAGACCCGGACGGCTACTGGATCGAGATCATCCCGGAGCGCGGCTAG
- a CDS encoding ABC transporter ATP-binding protein has protein sequence MDPIIRTRGLTRRFGELVAVDGLDLEVARGEIFGLVGPDGAGKTTTLRMLCGLMDPTGGSAEVAGFDVAREPQAVKDRIGYMAQRFGLYADLSVRENMSFYADLFGVTGAERSDLSRRLLAMTRMEPFRDRRAGQLSGGMKQKLALMCTLLHRPEILFLDEPTNGVDPVSRRDFWTILYQLLKDGITILMTTAYLDEAERCNRVGLMHRGSLIRCDAPEALKRAAGAENLEAVFIRTVRAAETAGGS, from the coding sequence ATGGATCCCATCATCCGGACGCGGGGCCTGACCCGCCGCTTCGGGGAGCTGGTCGCGGTCGACGGCCTGGACCTCGAGGTGGCGCGCGGGGAGATCTTCGGCCTGGTCGGCCCGGACGGGGCCGGAAAGACGACGACGCTGCGCATGCTCTGCGGCCTCATGGACCCCACCGGGGGGAGCGCCGAGGTCGCCGGGTTCGACGTCGCGCGCGAGCCGCAGGCCGTGAAGGACAGGATCGGGTACATGGCTCAGCGCTTCGGGCTCTACGCGGACCTCTCCGTCCGCGAAAACATGAGTTTCTACGCCGACCTCTTCGGGGTCACGGGAGCGGAGCGCTCCGACCTTTCCCGGCGCCTGCTCGCCATGACGCGCATGGAGCCGTTCCGGGACCGCCGTGCGGGCCAGCTCTCGGGGGGAATGAAACAGAAGCTCGCGCTCATGTGCACGCTCCTCCACCGGCCCGAGATCCTGTTTCTGGACGAACCCACCAACGGCGTGGACCCGGTGTCACGCAGGGATTTCTGGACCATCCTCTACCAGCTGCTCAAGGACGGGATCACCATCCTGATGACGACGGCCTACCTCGACGAAGCCGAACGCTGCAACCGCGTGGGGCTGATGCACCGCGGCTCCCTGATCCGCTGCGACGCGCCCGAGGCGCTCAAGCGCGCCGCGGGAGCGGAGAACCTCGAGGCGGTCTTCATCCGGACGGTGCGCGCGGCCGAAACCGCGGGAGGATCATGA
- a CDS encoding beta-glucosidase: protein MNKRAYAALIIVFLGGFPALSGCRGGKTPRLGKDPVARVVAAMTLDEKAWFVTGTGMELPGMPGEAEAVAAAGAPVVGETRNLVPGAAGTTYEIPRLGIPAMVMADGPAGVRISPTREGDPATYYCTAFPVATLLASTWDPDLVRRVGEAMGEEALEYGVDILLAPGMNLHRNPLCGRNFEYYSEDPLVTGTMAAAMVGGVQSRGVGTAVKHFAANNAETNRNALDTVVGRRALRELYLEGFRVAIQEAKPWTVMSSYNLINGVHASESHDLLTRVLRDDWGFGGFVMTDWFGGVDAAAQLRAGNDLLMPGKADQGAAVIRAVSEKRLEESVLDRNIERILKVLLESPRLKGYRYSNRPDLKAHAAVARQAAAEGMVLLENRRSTLPLPSRSKTIAAFGNTSYAIITGGTGSGDVNEAYSVSLTGGLEGAGFRVEPHLGDAYEAYLLRERERRPPAKPFSLPDPIAEMGVSPALAARMARSSDAALITIGRNSGEGGDRKVEADFNLTQGEKELIRRVAEAFHARGKRVIVVLNVGGVIETASWRHLPDAILLAWQGGQETGNSIADILGGRVNPSGRLASTFPVKYEDVPSADHFPGEVVEKTPSRPGEDPGDMAGPFRRPRASRVEYREGIYVGYRYYGTFGVEPAYPFGHGLSYTTFEYGALALGAPEFSGSMRVTVRVRNAGGVAGREVVQLYLSAPARRLDKPALELKGFAKTRLLEPGESETLEFLLTPRSIASFDPARSSWVAEEGAYTVKVGASARDIRLVAGFGLEREIVVRGESDALPPRAPIEERKPPAR from the coding sequence ATGAACAAGAGGGCGTATGCCGCGCTGATCATCGTCTTTCTGGGGGGATTCCCGGCGCTGTCGGGGTGCAGGGGGGGCAAGACTCCCCGGCTGGGGAAAGACCCTGTCGCGCGCGTCGTCGCCGCCATGACGCTCGATGAGAAGGCCTGGTTCGTGACCGGCACCGGCATGGAGTTGCCCGGGATGCCGGGTGAAGCGGAGGCGGTGGCGGCCGCGGGGGCTCCGGTGGTGGGGGAGACCCGGAACCTGGTGCCGGGCGCCGCCGGCACCACCTATGAAATCCCCCGGCTCGGTATCCCGGCGATGGTGATGGCCGACGGCCCCGCGGGAGTGCGCATCAGCCCCACCCGGGAAGGGGACCCCGCCACCTATTACTGCACCGCCTTCCCCGTCGCCACCCTCCTGGCGTCCACGTGGGACCCGGACCTCGTCCGCAGGGTGGGGGAAGCCATGGGAGAGGAGGCGCTGGAATACGGGGTCGATATCCTGCTGGCGCCCGGGATGAACCTTCACCGCAACCCGCTCTGCGGAAGAAATTTCGAATACTATTCCGAGGATCCGCTGGTGACCGGGACCATGGCCGCGGCCATGGTCGGGGGGGTGCAGTCCCGGGGGGTGGGGACCGCGGTCAAGCATTTCGCCGCCAACAACGCCGAGACCAACCGCAACGCGCTGGACACGGTGGTCGGCCGGAGGGCGCTCAGGGAACTCTACCTCGAGGGATTCCGCGTCGCGATTCAGGAGGCGAAGCCCTGGACCGTCATGTCTTCCTATAACCTGATCAACGGCGTGCATGCCTCGGAAAGCCACGACCTGCTGACGAGGGTGCTGCGCGACGACTGGGGATTCGGCGGCTTCGTCATGACCGACTGGTTCGGCGGTGTCGACGCGGCCGCCCAGCTGCGGGCGGGGAACGACCTGCTCATGCCGGGGAAGGCCGATCAGGGTGCGGCCGTCATCCGGGCGGTGAGCGAGAAACGGCTCGAGGAGAGCGTGCTCGACCGGAATATCGAACGGATCCTTAAGGTCCTCCTGGAAAGCCCGCGGCTGAAGGGGTACCGGTACTCCAACCGTCCCGATCTGAAGGCCCATGCCGCGGTGGCGCGGCAGGCTGCGGCCGAGGGGATGGTGCTGCTCGAGAACCGCCGGTCGACCCTGCCGCTTCCGTCGCGGTCCAAGACCATTGCCGCTTTCGGAAACACCTCCTATGCCATCATCACCGGGGGGACGGGAAGCGGGGATGTGAACGAAGCCTACAGCGTTTCCCTGACCGGGGGCCTCGAGGGGGCCGGGTTCAGGGTCGAGCCGCATCTCGGGGACGCCTACGAGGCCTATCTCCTGCGGGAGCGCGAGCGGCGGCCCCCCGCCAAGCCGTTCTCCCTCCCCGACCCGATCGCCGAGATGGGGGTTTCTCCCGCCCTGGCGGCCAGAATGGCCCGATCTTCGGATGCGGCCCTGATCACCATCGGCCGCAACTCGGGCGAGGGGGGGGACCGCAAGGTGGAGGCCGATTTCAACCTCACCCAGGGGGAGAAGGAGCTGATCCGGCGGGTGGCCGAGGCTTTTCATGCCAGGGGGAAGCGGGTGATCGTGGTGCTCAATGTCGGTGGTGTCATCGAAACCGCCAGCTGGCGCCATCTGCCCGATGCCATCCTGCTCGCCTGGCAGGGGGGGCAGGAAACGGGGAATTCGATCGCCGATATCCTCGGCGGCAGGGTGAATCCCTCCGGGCGGCTCGCGTCCACCTTCCCGGTGAAATACGAGGACGTCCCCTCGGCCGACCACTTTCCCGGGGAGGTGGTGGAGAAGACGCCGTCCCGCCCCGGGGAGGATCCTGGCGACATGGCAGGACCCTTCCGGCGCCCGCGGGCCAGCCGGGTCGAATACCGGGAAGGGATCTACGTCGGGTATCGGTATTACGGGACCTTCGGCGTCGAGCCCGCGTACCCGTTCGGGCACGGTCTTTCCTATACGACGTTCGAGTACGGTGCCCTTGCGCTCGGCGCGCCCGAATTTTCGGGATCGATGAGGGTGACGGTCAGGGTGAGAAACGCCGGCGGGGTCGCGGGCAGGGAGGTCGTGCAGCTTTACCTGAGCGCGCCCGCGCGCCGGCTCGACAAGCCGGCGCTGGAGCTCAAGGGCTTCGCGAAGACGCGGCTCCTGGAGCCGGGCGAGTCCGAGACCCTGGAGTTCCTCCTCACGCCGCGATCGATCGCCTCCTTCGACCCCGCCCGTTCGAGCTGGGTCGCGGAGGAGGGGGCCTACACCGTGAAGGTCGGGGCCTCCGCGCGCGACATCCGCCTGGTCGCGGGTTTCGGGCTGGAGCGGGAAATAGTGGTGCGAGGGGAGAGCGACGCGCTCCCCCCCCGGGCCCCGATCGAGGAGAGGAAGCCGCCGGCGCGATAG